One region of Clostridium sp. Marseille-P299 genomic DNA includes:
- a CDS encoding PspA/IM30 family protein codes for MGILTRFKDIMSANINALLDKAEDPEKMIDQCLRNLNSDLGKVKAETASIMAEEARAKRALDDCEAEISKMQAYAIKALEANNEADAKKFLEQKASLTNRLAGYQEAYALAHGNATNMKSMHDKLVSDINELESRKDMIKGKLAVAKTQERINKMGSSVTNANNTMSSFERFEDIANKKLDEANAMAELNKSTPENNIKDLTAKYDSPSSDIDNELAALKASLGK; via the coding sequence ATGGGTATTTTAACAAGATTTAAAGACATCATGTCAGCTAACATCAATGCACTATTAGATAAAGCCGAAGATCCTGAAAAAATGATCGACCAATGTTTAAGAAATTTAAATAGTGACTTAGGTAAGGTGAAAGCAGAAACTGCATCCATCATGGCAGAAGAAGCAAGAGCTAAGAGAGCACTTGATGATTGTGAGGCTGAAATTTCTAAAATGCAAGCATATGCAATTAAAGCATTGGAAGCAAACAATGAAGCTGACGCTAAAAAGTTCTTAGAACAAAAGGCAAGCTTAACTAACAGATTAGCCGGATATCAAGAAGCATATGCATTAGCTCACGGTAATGCTACTAATATGAAATCTATGCATGATAAACTCGTTAGTGATATCAACGAATTAGAATCACGTAAAGATATGATAAAAGGTAAGTTGGCAGTTGCAAAAACTCAAGAACGCATTAACAAGATGGGTTCTTCTGTTACAAATGCAAATAATACAATGTCAAGTTTTGAACGATTTGAAGACATCGCCAATAAAAAACTTGATGAAGCTAATGCAATGGCTGAATTAAACAAATCGACACCTGAAAACAATATTAAAGACTTAACCGCAAAATACGACTCACCATCTTCCGATATAGATAATGAGTTAGCTGCACTAAAAGCAAGTCTAGGTAAATAA
- a CDS encoding TFIIB-type zinc ribbon-containing protein — MVIQYKCPNCGADMEYDSTSGMLHCDSCGRNENIDHMPIPDVPEGSANDAPTVDIFNPDDIKDEASFDYEDTYDETLHRTFREGDAIQYQCNNCGAVILTDANTTATTCSFCGAAIVLGDRLTGALQPARIIPFKINKTQAQQAFVKWCKGGKLTPKGFMTADRIKNITGIYVPFWLYDLNGKGDVDATCTRVRTYTRGDYIYTETKYYHVYRKVDLNYLSVPVDASSKMNDGLMDLLEPYNYHDLKTFNMPYLAGYIAEKYNYTDKEIYSRARDKASSYVDTYLRSTINSYSSVIYNRKDINVKQRKAYYTLLPVWMVCYDYKDSLHTFAMNGQTGKIVGKPPLSQKKIAAWFAGVSGISFVVLKIIGLLLGGSLL, encoded by the coding sequence ATGGTAATTCAATATAAATGTCCTAACTGTGGCGCTGATATGGAATATGATTCAACCTCAGGCATGCTACACTGCGATAGCTGTGGACGTAATGAAAATATTGATCATATGCCTATTCCTGATGTTCCAGAAGGCTCTGCAAATGACGCTCCTACAGTTGATATTTTTAACCCCGATGACATTAAAGACGAAGCATCTTTTGACTACGAAGATACATATGATGAAACGTTGCATAGAACATTTCGAGAGGGAGACGCCATTCAATATCAATGTAACAATTGTGGAGCTGTTATTTTAACCGATGCTAACACAACTGCTACTACTTGTAGTTTTTGTGGCGCAGCGATTGTTCTTGGCGATCGTTTAACTGGAGCACTACAACCGGCAAGAATTATACCATTTAAAATAAATAAAACTCAGGCACAACAGGCCTTTGTAAAATGGTGCAAAGGTGGTAAGTTAACACCAAAAGGCTTTATGACTGCGGATAGAATCAAAAATATCACTGGTATTTACGTACCCTTTTGGTTATATGACTTAAACGGTAAAGGAGATGTAGATGCCACTTGTACAAGAGTCCGTACTTATACAAGAGGTGACTATATCTATACTGAAACAAAATACTATCATGTGTATCGTAAAGTTGATTTAAATTATTTAAGCGTTCCTGTGGATGCATCCTCTAAAATGAACGATGGTCTTATGGATTTATTAGAACCTTATAATTATCATGACCTTAAGACATTTAACATGCCGTACCTTGCTGGATACATCGCAGAAAAATATAACTATACAGACAAAGAGATATATTCTCGTGCAAGAGATAAAGCTAGTTCTTATGTTGATACCTATCTTCGTAGCACAATAAATAGTTATTCTTCGGTAATTTACAACCGAAAAGATATCAATGTAAAACAAAGAAAAGCTTATTATACTCTACTTCCAGTATGGATGGTTTGCTATGATTACAAAGACTCCTTACATACATTTGCAATGAACGGACAGACAGGTAAAATAGTTGGTAAACCTCCGCTGAGTCAAAAAAAGATAGCCGCATGGTTTGCTGGAGTATCCGGTATTTCCTTTGTAGTTCTTAAGATTATAGGATTACTACTAGGAGGTAGTTTATTATGA
- a CDS encoding TPM domain-containing protein translates to MSIARMHITKNKLVVSIIGTLLMMMLIAFIPIKGYASENKLNVNDSANLLTDSQLNKLNKTLREYSDKYDIDIVVLTVAGLDGKSDRNYLEDYVDSVLDAGIYSENITILQFDTDSRYCTIQAYGSCERVINDDNIEYILDVVAPQISEHNYYDAFNDFAKGVNHYYDNPRYEFGHEPLYLKTWFQLVVALAIGGIVVGTMAYHSQGRNTVNNHTYLDEQRSGIVARRDIYLRTSVSKVRKPSNNNNGSGGGRSSGGGGISSGGRSHSGGSRRC, encoded by the coding sequence ATGAGTATAGCAAGGATGCATATTACGAAAAATAAATTAGTAGTTTCAATTATAGGCACCTTACTTATGATGATGCTCATAGCTTTTATTCCTATAAAAGGATACGCTAGTGAAAATAAACTTAATGTAAACGATTCTGCAAATCTTTTAACTGATTCACAATTAAACAAACTAAATAAAACTTTAAGAGAGTACTCAGATAAATATGATATTGATATCGTTGTCCTAACCGTAGCAGGCTTGGATGGGAAATCTGATCGTAATTATCTCGAAGATTATGTAGACTCAGTACTAGACGCTGGTATTTACTCAGAAAATATAACTATCCTACAATTTGACACCGATAGCAGATATTGTACGATTCAAGCATATGGAAGCTGCGAGAGAGTTATTAATGACGATAATATAGAATATATTTTAGATGTAGTAGCTCCCCAGATTTCAGAACATAATTACTATGATGCCTTTAATGATTTTGCCAAAGGAGTAAATCATTATTATGATAACCCAAGATATGAATTTGGACACGAACCACTCTATTTAAAAACATGGTTTCAACTCGTGGTTGCTTTAGCAATCGGTGGTATTGTGGTTGGTACTATGGCTTATCATTCTCAAGGTAGAAATACAGTTAACAATCACACATATTTGGATGAACAACGATCTGGAATCGTCGCTCGAAGAGACATTTATCTTCGCACCTCTGTTTCTAAAGTAAGAAAACCTTCCAACAATAATAACGGTAGTGGCGGTGGTCGAAGTAGCGGCGGCGGTGGAATCAGTAGTGGTGGTCGCTCACACAGTGGCGGCAGTAGAAGATGTTAA
- a CDS encoding SPFH domain-containing protein — MGLFSNQFANVVEWQEFREDMIFYKWSNKEIKKGSRLIIRPGQDAVFLYNGKIEGIFKDEGDYDIESQIIPFLSTLKGFKFGFNSGMRAEVLFVNTKEFLVKWGTANAINIPAQNLPGGLPIRAHGTLNFKVNDYIKLIDKIAGVKTSYLVEDVRLRITSILDQLLMKWIVKEGKDMYNLQANSYDISKGIKTDLDMELFDTGLSISNFTIMSFTYPQEIQNMINKNASHSMVGDIGKYQQMSMTEGIASGKVKGGGMASDMAGMMMGMNMANQMMQNMNQGNSNQINNNQMPYMNQGNNVAPGGNATSTKPNFCPNCGQKTTNSNFCPNCGHKLV; from the coding sequence ATGGGACTTTTCTCAAATCAATTTGCTAATGTTGTTGAATGGCAAGAATTTCGTGAAGATATGATTTTTTATAAATGGTCAAATAAAGAAATTAAAAAAGGTAGTAGATTAATTATTCGACCAGGTCAGGACGCTGTCTTTTTATATAACGGTAAAATAGAAGGAATTTTTAAAGACGAAGGTGACTATGACATCGAATCTCAAATCATTCCTTTTCTATCTACGTTAAAAGGATTTAAATTTGGATTCAACAGTGGTATGCGTGCGGAAGTACTTTTTGTTAATACGAAAGAATTTTTAGTAAAATGGGGAACTGCAAACGCAATTAATATTCCTGCTCAAAACTTACCTGGTGGATTACCAATTCGTGCCCATGGTACATTAAATTTTAAAGTCAATGATTATATTAAGCTAATTGATAAAATAGCTGGTGTTAAAACTTCTTATCTAGTGGAAGATGTACGATTAAGAATAACTTCCATCTTAGACCAGTTATTAATGAAATGGATTGTAAAAGAAGGAAAAGATATGTATAACCTTCAAGCAAATTCCTATGACATTTCAAAGGGGATTAAAACAGATTTAGACATGGAATTGTTTGATACTGGCTTATCAATTTCTAATTTTACTATAATGAGTTTTACTTACCCACAAGAAATTCAGAATATGATCAACAAGAATGCCAGCCATAGCATGGTAGGCGACATTGGTAAATACCAACAAATGAGCATGACCGAGGGGATTGCTTCTGGTAAAGTAAAAGGCGGTGGCATGGCATCTGATATGGCAGGCATGATGATGGGCATGAATATGGCAAATCAAATGATGCAAAATATGAATCAAGGGAATTCAAACCAAATCAATAACAATCAAATGCCATATATGAACCAAGGAAATAATGTTGCTCCTGGTGGAAATGCTACTTCTACTAAGCCAAACTTTTGTCCTAATTGTGGGCAAAAAACAACGAATTCTAACTTCTGCCCTAATTGCGGACATAAATTAGTTTAA